In one window of Helianthus annuus cultivar XRQ/B chromosome 17, HanXRQr2.0-SUNRISE, whole genome shotgun sequence DNA:
- the LOC110921563 gene encoding DENN domain and WD repeat-containing protein SCD1, protein MQLFEYFVVCGIGPEIRTLEGEKGFHGRGVFYLASLLDLYPPPTESPPPPQLPTCVLPAGVQFYSQGFDSSNPLSFPRSYPIVLTEGDGSKIYVSCIAFRDPVCEDIAEAYRIPPNSFADKCICLVSRAPSFHILREALEEIYLVCFSKHGTSKPLWDVITYTLSNVPLPAPGKERVLFAIENTLLSVDFPPKDGLPHADISFQPLVQCLDVDNFIKLFTAVLIERRVLLRSNKYSLLTLASEAICHLIYPFRWQHVYIPLLFFSGVDYIDAPTPYMMGLHSGVDTTGLSMDGVVVVDLEKNCITTSEEIPAIPEPEMTSLRNEILKLLHPNVVWIDSMKADLQSHQQYAKPWSPQKDVHLRIIFLKFFASILGGYRNFIENTANQVFNTQAFLKKRSRATQQPIDEMLSQFLESQGFLDYLERGLGSNGNGNNLLDKLQDAIGRGQDPLSILLSSSSSAEYEIITISDPGLGISGSGGRHTYERFPANYRSQEQEEKRKQILSAASGALEYTVKHTPSSPSMYNGDSKGGSLSPRERAAERERMVLDIKVKLQGLWLRLLKLGATDDPLSSFEYGTILALIEIDAEGIGGSGFVECIREHIHSGWKGHLTEEQFIAVKELLKTAITRATSRNDIATIRDALEVSAEMYKKDRNNVPDYVQRHLSSLSIWEELRFWDVYFEYLMECFSNKSTNYAALVTAQLIILATHMAGLGLPDTDSWYIIETIAGKNNIGYSHIIKLRGYMSHIQQLCVGYWGIYSVKSQSVSSSLGLPSPRPQDVTIDNQQPAEASGRSWVQSMFSRDTTTLRANSFTRVRSKSTSDQAKGSESGASGQAKVQTSIRTLRGHNGAITALHCVTQREVWDLVGDREDAGFFISGSTDSTIKIWDPSLRGNELRATLKGHTRTVRAISSDRGKIVSGSDDHYVLVWDKQTTQLLEELKGHDAEVSCARMLSGERVLTAAYDGTVKMWDVRTDTCVATVGRSSSAVLCMEYDDSTGVLAAAGRDGVANIWDIRSGRQMHKLLGHSKWIRSIRMVGDTVITGSDDWTARMWSISRGTCDAVLACHGGPVLCVDYSKSDRGVITGSSDGLVRFWENEDGGGLKSSKNVTIHSGAVLSINAGENWLGIGAADNTMSLFNRPHKMSSWQLYRTPQKTLAMVRCVASDLERKRICSGGRNGMLRLWDATINI, encoded by the exons ATGCAGTTATTTGAGTACTTTGTGGTATGTGGAATCGGGCCAGAGATTCGGACACTGGAGGGTGAAAAGGGGTTTCATGGAAGAGGGGTCTTCTATTTGGCTTCTCTGCTTGATCTCTACCCTCCGCCTACTGAGTCCCCTCCTCCGCCCCAGCTCCCCACCTGTGTTCTCCCTGCTGGTGTCCAATTCTACTCACAAGGCTTTGATTCCTCCAACCCCTTATCTTTCCCTCGCAGTTATCCGATTGTTTTAACTG AGGGAGATGGTTCTAAAATTTACGTCAGTTGCATTGCTTTTAGGGATCCTGTTTGTGAGGATATTGCTGAAGCTTATCGCATTCCTCCGAATTCATTTGCTGACAAATGTATCTGCCTCGTTTCACGTGCTCCCAGTTTTCACATTCTTCGCGAAGCACTAGAGGAGATATATCTTGTTTGTTTTTCCAAACACGGTACTAG CAAGCCATTATGGGATGTTATCACATATACTCTGTCCAACGTACCTTTGCCTGCTCCTGGAAAAGAACGTGTTCTCTTTGCCATTGAGAATACCTTGCTTTCAGTTGACTTTCCGCCCAAGGATGGCCTTCCGCACGCTGAT ATATCCTTCCAACCGCTGGTGCAGTGCCTGGATGTCGACAATTTTATTAAACTATTTACTGCTGTCTTAATTGAGAGGAGGGTTTTGCTTCGATCAAACAA ATACTCTTTACTAACACTTGCTTCCGAAGCAATATGCCATTTGATTTATCCGTTTCGGTGGCAG CATGTGTACATCCCGTTGCTATTCTTCAGTGGAGTAGACTATATTGATGCTCCCACACCATATATGATGGGACTTCATTCAGGTGTTGATACTACTGGTCTCTCAATGGATGGT GTTGTGGTTGTTGATCTTGAAAAGAATTGCATCACGACATCGGAGGAAATTCCTGCTATACCAGAGCCAGAAATGACTTCATTACGTAATGAGATTCTTAAGTTATTGCATCCAAATGTTGTTTGGATAGACTCAATGAAGGCTGATCTTCAATCTCATCAACAATATGCAAAGCCTTGGTCGCCACAGAAGGATGTTCACCTCag GATTATTTTTCTTAAGTTTTTTGCTTCAATCTTGGGAGGCTACCGCAACTTCATA GAAAATACTGCCAATCAAGTGTTCAACACTCAAGCATTTTTGAAGAAGCGCTCTCGGGCAACTCAACAACCAATAGATGAAATG TTAAGTCAGTTTCTAGAGTCTCAAGGATTCTTGGATTACTTAGAAAGAGGATTAGGTAGTAATGGAAATGGTAATAATCTTCTAGATAAGTTACAAGATGCAATTGGACGGGGTCAAGATCCTCTTTCTATCTTGCTCTCATCCTCATCCTCAGCAGAGTACGAGATTATAACAATATCAGACCCTGGTCTTGGAATATCAG GATCTGGTGGGCGACACACTTATGAGAGGTTCCCTGCCAACTATAGATCACAAGAGCAAGAGGAGAAAAGGAAGCAGATACTATCAGCAGCTAGTGGAGCTCTTGAATACACTGTCAAGCATACTCCTAGTTCTCCTTCAATGTACAATGGAGACTCCAAAGGAGGAAGTTTAAGTCCTAGAGAGAGGGCG GCTGAACGGGAGCGCATGGTCTTGGATATAAAAGTCAAGCTGCAG GGTCTGTGGTTACGCCTTTTGAAACTGGGAGCCACTGATGATCCTCTTTCATCGTTTGAATATGGAACAATACTTG CTTTGATAGAAATAGATGCAGAGGGAATAGGTGGTAGTGGCTTTGTTGAATGTATAAGGGAACATATTCACTCG GGCTGGAAAGGTCATTTGACTGAAGAGCAGTTCATAGCCGTCAAAGAACTG CTAAAAACGGCAATCACTCGTGCAACATCACGGAACGATATAGCAACTATTAGAGATGCCCTTGAAGTTTCAGCCGAAATGTACAAGAAAGATAGGAACAATGTTCCAGATTATGTTCAGCGACACCTCTCTTCTCTTTCTATCTGGGAGGAGTTACG CTTCTGGGATGTATACTTTGAGTATCTAATGGAATGCTTTTCAAACAA GTCAACCAACTATGCGGCTTTGGTGACTGCACAGCTAATCATTTTGGCCACACACATG GCTGGGTTAGGTCTCCCTGATACGGATTCTTGGTACATCATTGAAACAATTGCAGGGAAGAACAACATTGGTTACAGTCATATT ATTAAGCTTAGGGGATATATGTCGCATATACAGCAACTATGTGTTGGTTATTGGGGCATATATTCAGTGAAATCCCAATCTGTGTCATCTTCTTTGGGATTGCCGTCTCCACGGCCTCAAGATGTTACCATTGACAATCAACAACCCGCAGAAGCATCTGGTAGGAGTTGGGTTCAAAGCATGTTTAGCAGAGATACTACTACTCTACGCGCTAATTCATTCACTCGTGTGCGTAGTAAATCCACATCTGATCAAG CAAAAGGGAGTGAGAGTGGTGCAAGTGGGCAAGCTAAAGTACAGACTAGCATCCGGACACTTAGGGGCCACAATGGTGCAATCACTGCATTGCATTGTGTGACACAAAGAGAAGTTTGGGACTTGGTTGGTGACCGTGAAGATGCAGGCTTCTTTATAAGTGGAAGTACAGACTCCACG ATTAAGATATGGGATCCAAGTCTTCGCGGTAATGAACTCAGGGCAACTCTAAAGGGACATACGAG GACCGTAAGGGCGATAAGTTCTGATAGAGGCAAGATCGTATCAGGATCTGATGATCACTATGTTCTTGTATGGGATAAACAGACAACACAGCTTCTAGAAGAGCTTAAGGGCCATGATGCTGAG GTTAGCTGTGCTCGGATGCTGTCTGGTGAGCGCGTGCTGACAGCAGCATATGATGGAACCGTGAAAATGTGGGATGTGAGAACAGATACATGTGTTGCTACGGTCGGTCGTTCCTCCAGTGCGGTCCTTTGCATGGAATATGATGACTCTACCGGTGTCCTAGCTGCTGCTGGAAGAGACGG AGTTGCAAACATATGGGACATCCGGTCTGGTAGACAGATGCACAAGCTTTTAGGACACTCGAAATGGATCAGGTCCATAAGAATGGTTGGGGATACTGTAATTACCGGTAGTGATGACTGGACTGCCCGAATGTGGTCCATTTCTAGAGGAACATGTGATGCTGTATTGGCTTGCCATGGTGGCCCTGTTCTCTGTGTTGACTACTCCAAGTCAGACAGAGGAGTAATAACAGGTTCAAGTGATGGTTTAGTCAGGTTCTGGGAAAATGAGGATG gagGAGGATTGAAAAGTTCAAAGAACGTGACGATTCATAGTGGTGCTGTTCTGTCGATTAATGCTGGGGAAAATTGGCTGGGAATAGGAGCGGCTGATAACACCATGTCTCTCTTCAATCGCCCCCACAAGATGTCTAGCTGGCAGCTCTACAGAACACCCCAAAAAACACTAGCTATG GTAAGATGTGTGGCTTCGGATCTTGAACGGAAAAGGATATGCAGCGGTGGCCGTAATGGAATGCTTAGACTCTGGGACGCAACCATCAATATTTAG
- the LOC118489319 gene encoding protein PLANT CADMIUM RESISTANCE 7-like: MGRVGGNSVNDKPNHNQQPEPEVAGHQSTPPQTLLHVTEPQLEPFVEGSQPPQPPEGTATTGQPQIYIQPQIYIQPQIQVPQYVQPPPQPVPEYQPHYPPPPPPPPPPPPPVHQPEWTTGLFDCMDDPENAIITLCCPCVTFGQIANRIDNGRTSCETAGCIYTGIALCIAMPCIYSCTYRTKLRNHFGLYETPASDCITHLCCEYCALCQEYRELNYRGLNPSAGWMNTELQQQRMVPPSYQTMK, from the exons ATGGGACGTGTAGGTGGAAATTCTGTGAACGATAAGCCAAATCATAACCAACAGCCAGAACCAGAAGTAGCTGGCCATCAGTCAACTCCACCTCAAACTTTGCTTCATGTTACTGAGCCACAACTCGAACCTTTTGTTGAAGGTTCTCAGCCACCGCAACCCCCAGAAGGGACTGCGACAACCGGGCAACCCCAAATTTACATACAACCACAAATTTACATACAACCACAAATCCAAGTACCTCAATATGTCCAACCTCCCCCTCAACCGGTCCCTGAATATCAACCGCATTAccctccaccaccgccaccaccaccaccaccaccaccaccagtgcaTCAACCGGAATGGACAACTGGGTTGTTTGACTGTATGGATGATCCTGAAAATG CTATCATTACTTTGTGTTGTCCCTGTGTGACATTCGGACAAATCGCAAATAGAATCGACAATGGAAGAACTT CATGTGAGACAGCTGGATGCATCTACACTGGAATCGCTTTGTGCATTGCAATGCCATGCATATATTCATGCACATATAGAACTAAACTTAGAAACCACTTTGGCCTTTATGAGACGCCTGCATCTGACTGCATAACTCACTTGTGTTGCGAGTATTGTGCACTTTGTCAAGAATACAGGGAGCTCAATTATAGGGGCTTGAATCCATCAGCAG GATGGATGAATACAGAGTTGCAACAACAGCGAATGGTTCCCCCTAGCTACCAAACCATGAAATGA